In the genome of Bacteroidota bacterium, one region contains:
- a CDS encoding NAD(P)H-dependent oxidoreductase, which translates to MKTLIIVANPREDSFSFAIANKFKELAIAQKFEVDVIDLYKTEYQQAFYTFKDFTNVEPTAEMKYFQGKISEANELVFVFPYWWGSMPAILKNFIDWNFSRGFAFSYKNSKAEGLLTGKTVKIFTTTGAPSSYYNINGANNRLKKMLQKQFVEFCGMKLESCNIYGGVGKSKTNTADILNSIRL; encoded by the coding sequence ATGAAAACATTGATAATTGTTGCAAACCCAAGAGAAGATAGTTTTTCTTTTGCAATTGCAAATAAATTTAAAGAATTAGCTATTGCTCAAAAATTTGAAGTTGATGTGATCGACCTTTACAAAACCGAATATCAGCAAGCATTTTATACTTTTAAGGATTTCACAAATGTAGAACCAACCGCAGAAATGAAATATTTTCAAGGCAAAATCTCAGAAGCCAACGAATTAGTTTTTGTATTTCCTTACTGGTGGGGGAGTATGCCAGCTATTTTAAAAAACTTCATTGATTGGAATTTTTCACGAGGATTTGCTTTTTCATACAAAAATTCTAAAGCGGAAGGATTACTTACCGGTAAAACCGTGAAAATTTTTACAACTACCGGAGCACCATCATCTTATTACAATATAAATGGAGCAAACAACAGATTAAAAAAAATGCTTCAAAAACAATTTGTTGAATTTTGTGGAATGAAGTTGGAATCTTGTAACATTTATGGAGGTGTAGGTAAAAGCAAAACCAATACTGCCGACATTCTAAATTCAATAAGGCTTTAA
- a CDS encoding T9SS type A sorting domain-containing protein, whose protein sequence is MRKALLLIGLFIFSTYSFAQHQQFDVGLSKKMKKEFSKSLQKQKSTKAPGDIIWFDDFSDSTDNWVIYNNVGNGQDWVITTDGPVGSYSAPMGAMESTSGGKFALYDSDGIGSSTGTQDAYISTIQSIDLSNYSNVAIQYEQLYRRWEEQTYIGISTNNVDWDYIEVNASLSQSVTVYETIEVNISSFAANQSTVWIRFWYFGGWDYAWMIDDVAVVEGANNELMIGDIIPVFDGLGFYSMIPTYQADHAEFDVSFGSMVTNNGIFEQTNVKLNVNVNNGLYDVTGDSTITCLPDNTDSLGIDSVFVPPIAMEEYEMVFTVMQDSVDQLPDNNSDTISFELTDYVYARDKYHSGTNGPAQYIDGIDGDAVGVQLWVYNSDEASSISVYVTSGSSPGTTIIGKLLKNDSTTYEVYNELLTTQEHVIMPNEPGTWITLDFEKDGSSEFLEEGFFYIAAFECYWGNDDLYFGGDATGPHDFPYSSRARVGGAGNDDWGWGSGSVPMIRLNFEGFLAPLVIITIPDTLVVEGELYSYLMETFHANGTLTFEIVDGPAWLSVTDNGDETATFSGTPGNDDAGSYEVSFSVNDGISTITQDFTLWIEDNGLSVESIEKEIYIYPNPSTGIISFNNIKNSEVFVFNIFGELVKTFKNVSANTQIDISDLSQGNYTVKLISKNNIYTAKLSLFSDKK, encoded by the coding sequence ATGAGAAAAGCTTTATTATTAATTGGGTTGTTCATTTTTTCTACATATAGTTTTGCACAACATCAACAATTTGATGTAGGATTATCAAAAAAAATGAAAAAAGAGTTTTCAAAATCATTGCAAAAGCAGAAATCTACAAAAGCTCCCGGAGATATAATCTGGTTTGACGATTTTTCAGATTCTACAGATAATTGGGTAATTTACAATAATGTAGGAAACGGTCAAGACTGGGTTATAACTACCGATGGTCCTGTAGGTTCTTATTCTGCCCCAATGGGAGCAATGGAATCTACTTCCGGCGGAAAATTTGCACTTTATGATTCAGATGGAATAGGATCATCAACTGGCACACAAGATGCGTATATTTCTACAATTCAATCTATTGACTTATCAAATTATTCGAATGTGGCCATACAATATGAGCAGCTATACAGACGATGGGAGGAGCAAACATACATAGGTATTAGTACTAACAATGTAGATTGGGATTATATTGAAGTAAATGCAAGCTTATCTCAATCAGTTACAGTTTACGAAACTATTGAAGTAAATATTTCCTCATTTGCTGCAAATCAATCTACTGTTTGGATTAGGTTTTGGTATTTTGGGGGATGGGATTATGCATGGATGATTGATGATGTTGCCGTCGTAGAAGGAGCAAATAACGAATTGATGATAGGAGATATTATTCCTGTTTTCGATGGTTTGGGTTTTTATTCCATGATCCCAACTTATCAGGCAGACCATGCAGAATTTGACGTTTCCTTTGGTTCGATGGTAACTAACAACGGAATTTTCGAGCAAACAAACGTAAAATTGAATGTGAATGTGAATAATGGCTTATATGATGTAACAGGAGATTCAACAATTACTTGTTTGCCTGATAATACCGATTCTTTGGGTATCGACAGTGTTTTTGTCCCACCTATAGCAATGGAAGAATACGAAATGGTATTTACTGTTATGCAAGATTCCGTTGATCAGTTACCCGATAATAATTCAGATACAATCTCATTCGAACTAACTGATTATGTATATGCAAGAGATAAATATCATTCAGGAACTAATGGTCCGGCGCAATATATTGATGGTATTGATGGTGATGCAGTAGGTGTTCAATTATGGGTATATAATAGCGATGAGGCAAGTTCTATTTCAGTTTATGTTACTTCTGGCTCGTCGCCGGGAACCACTATTATTGGAAAACTGTTGAAAAACGATAGTACAACTTATGAAGTTTATAATGAATTATTAACTACGCAAGAACATGTCATAATGCCAAACGAACCTGGTACTTGGATAACTTTAGATTTTGAAAAAGATGGTTCTTCCGAATTTCTTGAGGAAGGATTCTTCTACATTGCAGCATTTGAATGCTACTGGGGAAATGATGATTTGTATTTTGGAGGTGATGCAACAGGTCCACATGACTTCCCATATTCTTCAAGAGCTAGAGTAGGAGGCGCAGGAAATGACGATTGGGGCTGGGGTAGCGGAAGTGTGCCAATGATAAGACTTAATTTTGAAGGATTTCTGGCACCACTTGTAATCATAACAATTCCGGATACTTTAGTTGTCGAAGGCGAACTATACTCATATTTAATGGAAACTTTTCATGCCAACGGAACTTTAACTTTTGAAATTGTTGATGGTCCTGCCTGGTTAAGTGTTACCGATAATGGAGACGAAACTGCAACTTTCTCCGGCACACCCGGAAACGATGATGCCGGAAGTTATGAAGTGTCTTTTTCTGTAAATGATGGTATTTCTACTATTACTCAGGATTTTACACTTTGGATAGAAGACAATGGTTTAAGTGTAGAATCTATCGAAAAGGAAATCTATATTTATCCAAATCCGAGCACAGGAATCATTTCTTTCAATAATATTAAAAATTCGGAGGTTTTTGTTTTCAATATTTTTGGTGAATTAGTGAAAACTTTCAAAAATGTTTCAGCGAATACTCAAATTGATATATCAGACCTTTCGCAAGGAAACTATACAGTGAAACTTATTTCAAAAAATAATATATACACTGCCAAATTAAGTTTGTTTAGTGATAAAAAATAA
- a CDS encoding T9SS type A sorting domain-containing protein gives MRKFTILTLLITLSILVFGQNSVTYLQSANGLMKDRKSAPNFVKSTKSISDTIWYDDFSNSANWTFTNDGLAGQDWQITTFGPVGFYSAPLGTIVSSSGGNFALYDSDGIGATGQVSGDQNASVETVSPIDLSGYQSVAIRFEQLYRRFHNDTYIGVSTDGTTWTDLEVNAGVEVGNYGNHNVELNITSLAANQPQVWIRFKYFGEWDYAWMVDDVAIIDAPANELVLEKIWIDFDGTGFYSMIPDSQSNHQDFIVDTIRYVVFNNGGLTQTNISLTMDVNSGLYSFTSPIVDSLISGARDTFQFIIDFIPQGVDVYSATFLITQDSTDEVPDNNFQIIDMEITNYEYARDLNYSYDSGPKRYLDGIDGDAIGTQFWVYNSQEVNSISVYIAENSDPGTTIRGLVLEFTSAGFNEILTTQEHSIEPGEPGTWLNLPIEKDGASEFIDSANMYIAAIECYWGNDSLYIGADNISPTWWLAGRLRLGGAGNDDWSWANEVPMIRLNFEGFVFPQILEIVNNAPNSIVVDSLYTYTPEAIGGTGNYTFTCPTKPAWLNWDGTTLSGTPTVADIGNGDVEIEVSDGVISDTYSYTISIISSVQEIENLIAVYPNPVKEIINIRNADNSNIRIFNIEGREILNIENARNTLSIDVSYLSEGLYFMKITKNHQIFTKTINIYK, from the coding sequence ATGAGAAAGTTTACAATTCTAACATTGCTAATTACCTTATCAATTCTTGTTTTCGGACAAAATAGTGTCACTTATCTACAATCAGCCAATGGTTTAATGAAGGATCGAAAATCTGCTCCGAATTTTGTAAAATCTACAAAATCAATAAGCGATACAATTTGGTACGACGATTTTTCGAATTCGGCAAATTGGACTTTTACAAATGATGGATTGGCTGGACAAGATTGGCAAATAACTACTTTCGGACCAGTTGGTTTTTATTCTGCACCATTAGGCACAATTGTTTCTTCATCAGGTGGAAATTTTGCATTATACGATTCCGATGGAATTGGTGCAACAGGTCAAGTTTCTGGAGACCAAAATGCATCGGTAGAAACTGTTTCACCTATTGACCTTTCAGGATATCAAAGTGTTGCAATAAGATTTGAACAGCTTTACAGAAGATTCCACAATGATACCTACATTGGTGTTAGCACTGATGGAACTACCTGGACTGATTTAGAAGTAAATGCAGGAGTAGAAGTTGGCAATTATGGCAATCATAATGTTGAATTGAACATAACATCACTTGCTGCCAATCAGCCCCAAGTTTGGATTCGTTTCAAATATTTTGGCGAATGGGATTATGCATGGATGGTAGATGATGTAGCAATAATAGATGCACCTGCCAACGAACTTGTTTTAGAAAAAATTTGGATTGATTTTGATGGAACCGGATTTTATTCTATGATACCAGACTCTCAATCAAATCATCAGGATTTTATTGTTGATACTATCAGATACGTAGTTTTTAATAATGGTGGACTTACTCAGACAAACATATCGCTTACAATGGATGTTAATAGCGGACTATATTCTTTTACAAGTCCAATTGTTGATTCCTTAATTTCCGGAGCAAGAGACACATTCCAATTTATTATTGACTTTATTCCACAAGGAGTAGATGTATATAGTGCTACATTTTTAATAACCCAAGATAGCACAGACGAAGTTCCGGATAATAATTTCCAAATAATTGATATGGAAATAACAAACTATGAATATGCAAGAGATTTGAATTATTCATACGACTCTGGTCCCAAGAGGTATCTTGATGGTATTGATGGCGATGCAATAGGTACACAATTTTGGGTTTACAATAGTCAGGAAGTAAATTCAATATCTGTGTATATTGCTGAAAATTCTGATCCTGGAACAACAATCAGAGGTTTAGTACTAGAATTTACTTCAGCAGGATTTAATGAAATTCTTACTACTCAGGAACATTCAATAGAGCCCGGTGAACCTGGAACCTGGCTAAATTTGCCTATTGAAAAAGATGGAGCATCAGAATTTATAGACTCAGCCAATATGTATATTGCTGCAATTGAATGTTATTGGGGAAATGATTCATTATATATTGGTGCAGATAATATTAGCCCAACTTGGTGGCTCGCAGGAAGACTAAGATTAGGTGGAGCCGGAAACGACGATTGGTCTTGGGCCAACGAAGTCCCAATGATAAGACTAAACTTTGAAGGATTTGTTTTTCCTCAGATCCTCGAAATTGTTAATAATGCTCCAAATTCAATAGTTGTTGACAGTTTATATACATATACTCCAGAAGCTATTGGAGGAACAGGCAATTATACTTTTACCTGCCCAACAAAACCTGCATGGTTAAACTGGGATGGGACTACTCTTTCCGGAACTCCTACAGTAGCGGACATTGGCAATGGCGATGTTGAGATAGAAGTTTCAGATGGTGTGATAAGTGATACCTATTCTTATACTATTAGTATTATTAGTAGTGTTCAAGAAATTGAAAATTTGATTGCTGTCTATCCAAATCCTGTAAAAGAAATTATTAATATAAGAAATGCCGATAATTCTAATATACGAATTTTTAATATTGAAGGTAGAGAAATTTTAAATATTGAAAATGCAAGAAATACACTTTCAATAGACGTTTCATATTTATCGGAAGGATTATATTTTATGAAAATTACTAAAAACCATCAAATCTTTACAAAAACCATCAATATTTATAAATAA
- a CDS encoding T9SS type A sorting domain-containing protein, translating to MKKIYFLVVSLLAFSVAFSQTLTFEGFDGATFPPAGWVIVDGDGDTFEWIQSTVWVGIGDTGFCATSSSWDPATQAPLTPDNWLISPMASIVEGDSLVFWIQPQDPSYEYEKYAVMVSTVGQDIADFTTTLFEEVIPTTATDWTEHKVDISAYVGQDVYFAFRHYDCTDAFFLNLDNVEIRAGIVVPTTVNVTFTVDCNSLTDIDTTDVFYIAGDFAGWTTPGDSLELALEDGDGDGVYSVTCAIEPGDSIFYKYFRGAGWDGGEWAGDPNRSVFVNADTTVTDWWGALAIETIVDNDINIYPNPTNNILNITNIANAKVRIFNIIGKEVVSLDQTSDFTTIDMSNFAEGTYIVKIFTNSNIITRKISLIK from the coding sequence ATGAAGAAAATTTATTTTTTAGTAGTTTCACTATTAGCTTTTAGTGTAGCTTTTTCTCAAACACTAACTTTTGAAGGTTTCGATGGAGCAACTTTTCCACCAGCAGGTTGGGTAATAGTTGATGGAGATGGTGATACATTTGAATGGATACAATCAACAGTTTGGGTAGGTATTGGTGACACTGGTTTTTGTGCTACCTCATCATCTTGGGATCCAGCAACTCAAGCACCTCTTACACCAGACAATTGGTTAATATCACCTATGGCTTCTATTGTTGAAGGCGATTCATTAGTATTCTGGATTCAACCTCAAGATCCTTCATATGAATATGAAAAATATGCTGTAATGGTTTCAACTGTAGGACAGGATATTGCTGATTTTACTACAACTCTTTTTGAAGAAGTAATTCCAACTACTGCTACTGATTGGACTGAACACAAGGTTGATATTTCTGCTTATGTAGGACAGGATGTTTATTTTGCTTTCCGTCATTATGATTGTACAGATGCTTTCTTTTTGAATCTTGACAATGTTGAAATTCGTGCAGGTATTGTTGTTCCTACAACAGTTAACGTAACTTTCACAGTAGATTGCAACTCACTTACTGATATTGATACAACTGATGTATTTTATATTGCAGGTGATTTTGCAGGATGGACAACACCAGGCGATAGCCTTGAATTAGCTTTAGAAGATGGTGATGGTGATGGTGTATATTCTGTTACTTGTGCAATTGAGCCAGGTGATTCTATATTCTACAAATATTTTAGAGGTGCCGGTTGGGACGGTGGCGAATGGGCCGGTGATCCAAACAGATCTGTTTTCGTAAATGCTGACACAACAGTTACTGACTGGTGGGGTGCATTAGCAATTGAAACAATTGTTGATAACGATATTAATATTTATCCAAATCCAACTAACAACATTTTAAATATTACAAACATTGCAAATGCAAAAGTTAGAATATTTAATATCATTGGTAAAGAAGTTGTTAGCTTAGACCAAACTTCAGATTTCACAACAATTGACATGAGCAATTTTGCAGAAGGAACATATATCGTTAAGATATTTACAAATTCAAATATTATTACAAGAAAAATTAGCTTAATTAAGTAG
- a CDS encoding T9SS type A sorting domain-containing protein, with amino-acid sequence MKKILVLIYFIFLFVEFSFSQTEENSQKQIFNEKKIPFLLNCEDSIIASRIPELNISKYKNLNKSSLPALVDNSTLPFLRPVYNQVALECGQASGIGMAFTYEINYKRNTPANISSNQYSTHFAWNFENNGNSQGVSFFDTWNIVKEFGNPNVDDYGGTMWYGGTGRWMSGYTEYYNAMHNRIKEVYSIPVDSEEGLNVLKAWLYDHLDGSAAGGVANFYGNVPSLYTLASGTPEAGKNIVINFGGSSHAMTIVGYNDSVRYDYNGDGNYTNNIDINNDSKIDLADWEIGALKMVNTYGGVPSWGDGGFTYMMYRTLAAAYANGGIWSNKVYILYTKENSEPMLCMRLVLKHDSRNKLKISTGISLDTLDNYPQYIKESAILNYQGGNYFMQGGTTEDQKTIEIGLDMSTLLNFVDSNQIAKYFLLIDENDPSNIGTGEIISYSLIDYTNSANETFYPSNNIPLIENGTTVLSIVTSVNFSEVTIENDTLLKGTVNEPYEYQLSATGGTPPYVWSFNYDYEVVDSTASFPNISTQAINTPNSYNSYTSLQLDFSFPFYGEYFDEIYIHTDGYIMLDEMPSSWPYQMNADLFFLSHSSIAPFLADLAFYSGDGIWYDGDQNSATIRYKASISGNSSGTDLNFAIKLFPNGDIEFYYANMQYPSTQNWFSGIFKGNNIDFQYSQISSAQTIQNGHFIKFIASTFPDELSISEDGYLRGLILQEYLPTNLKIKVSDASSIVSSKLLEFSTDGINSLLISGFSVISGSDSIIEFGETGILSIDIVNIAHLPDFDASMIISTNDPYITFIDSVEYIGFIDTGSTTSVTAGFTFNVDNSIPNEHNIVFDTKISALSDTSESHMELVAYAPILEVDDFEIIDGNNNSLDPGETATLILIVKNSGGAKVYNTLSTISSTDPNITINSNSGNILFIDANSTDTISFNISASNLSPFGYNAEFLTSFDADNMYSASDIFWIDIGYIYEDFETGDFSSYQWNWGGPTHWDLDTLDEYEGSFCSKSGVITHNEETYLFVELNALSNGEISFYKKVSCEADVNNHNYDYLAFFVDGVEQARWDGQIDWSQEIFPVSAGVHTYKWTYHKDYSVDAGEDCAWIDYITFPPTNQFIVNSPNIFENNFSIYNFPNPFSEKTNFVFELNKKSTISLDIFNISGQKVINLINSEEYPNGKHRICWNGIDNSGIMQKNGIYYFKLQIDYAFYSQKIILIK; translated from the coding sequence ATGAAAAAAATATTGGTATTAATATATTTCATTTTTCTGTTTGTTGAATTTTCTTTTTCGCAAACAGAAGAAAATAGCCAAAAACAAATATTTAATGAAAAAAAGATTCCATTTCTGCTAAATTGTGAGGATTCGATTATAGCAAGTAGAATTCCGGAATTAAATATTTCTAAATACAAAAATCTAAATAAGTCAAGTTTACCTGCATTGGTTGATAATTCCACGCTGCCTTTTTTAAGACCGGTTTACAATCAGGTTGCTTTAGAATGCGGGCAAGCCAGCGGGATTGGAATGGCTTTCACCTACGAAATTAATTATAAAAGAAATACACCCGCAAATATTTCTTCAAATCAATATTCAACCCACTTTGCGTGGAATTTTGAGAACAATGGAAATAGCCAGGGAGTTAGTTTTTTCGACACTTGGAACATTGTTAAGGAATTTGGAAACCCAAATGTAGATGACTATGGAGGAACAATGTGGTATGGCGGTACAGGCAGATGGATGTCGGGCTATACCGAATATTACAATGCAATGCACAACAGAATCAAGGAAGTTTATTCTATCCCTGTTGATTCTGAAGAAGGCTTAAATGTTTTAAAAGCATGGCTTTACGACCATCTTGATGGTTCAGCAGCAGGAGGTGTTGCGAATTTTTATGGAAATGTTCCATCTTTATACACTCTTGCCAGTGGAACTCCTGAAGCTGGGAAAAATATTGTAATCAATTTTGGCGGTTCCAGCCATGCCATGACTATTGTTGGATATAATGACTCTGTTAGATACGATTATAATGGAGATGGCAACTATACAAACAACATAGACATTAACAATGATAGTAAAATTGATCTTGCAGATTGGGAAATTGGAGCTTTGAAAATGGTAAATACCTATGGAGGAGTACCAAGTTGGGGCGATGGAGGATTTACTTACATGATGTACAGAACTTTAGCTGCTGCGTACGCAAATGGAGGGATTTGGAGCAACAAAGTTTATATTCTTTATACCAAAGAAAATTCCGAACCAATGTTATGTATGCGTTTGGTTTTGAAACATGATTCGAGAAACAAATTAAAGATTTCTACAGGAATATCATTAGATACATTAGATAATTATCCTCAATATATTAAAGAATCTGCGATTTTAAATTATCAAGGCGGAAATTATTTTATGCAAGGAGGCACAACGGAAGATCAAAAAACAATAGAAATTGGGCTGGACATGTCAACTCTCTTAAATTTTGTTGATTCCAACCAAATAGCAAAATATTTCCTTTTGATAGATGAAAATGATCCTTCAAATATTGGAACAGGTGAGATAATTTCTTATTCTTTAATTGATTATACAAATTCTGCGAACGAAACTTTTTATCCAAGCAATAATATTCCTCTGATTGAGAATGGAACTACTGTTCTATCAATTGTAACAAGTGTAAACTTTAGTGAGGTAACAATCGAAAACGACACCTTATTAAAAGGTACAGTAAATGAGCCATATGAGTATCAACTTTCTGCAACTGGCGGAACACCGCCTTATGTTTGGTCGTTCAATTACGACTATGAAGTAGTAGATTCAACAGCAAGTTTTCCAAATATTTCTACTCAAGCAATCAATACTCCAAACAGTTACAATAGCTATACTTCACTGCAACTCGATTTTTCGTTTCCATTTTATGGAGAATACTTCGATGAAATATATATCCATACAGATGGATACATAATGCTTGACGAAATGCCCTCATCCTGGCCCTATCAGATGAATGCCGATTTGTTTTTCTTGAGTCACTCTTCGATTGCTCCTTTTTTGGCAGATTTAGCATTTTATTCCGGAGATGGAATTTGGTACGATGGCGATCAGAATAGTGCTACCATTAGATACAAAGCTTCAATAAGTGGTAATTCGAGCGGGACGGATCTGAATTTTGCAATAAAACTTTTTCCAAATGGTGATATAGAATTTTATTATGCAAATATGCAATACCCAAGTACTCAAAATTGGTTTTCCGGAATTTTTAAAGGTAATAATATTGATTTTCAATACTCCCAAATTTCATCAGCCCAAACAATTCAAAACGGTCATTTTATAAAATTCATAGCCTCAACATTCCCAGATGAATTGTCGATTTCTGAAGATGGCTACCTGCGTGGTTTGATTTTGCAAGAATATTTACCAACAAATCTGAAAATAAAAGTTAGCGATGCAAGCTCAATTGTGTCTTCTAAACTTTTAGAGTTCTCAACAGATGGAATTAATAGTTTACTAATTAGCGGATTTTCCGTAATTTCCGGCTCAGACAGTATTATTGAATTTGGAGAAACCGGAATTCTTTCAATAGATATAGTAAATATAGCACATTTGCCTGATTTTGATGCAAGTATGATAATATCTACAAATGATCCATATATTACATTTATTGATAGTGTTGAATATATAGGATTTATTGATACTGGATCAACAACAAGTGTTACTGCTGGTTTTACTTTTAATGTTGATAATAGTATCCCAAATGAGCACAATATTGTCTTCGATACAAAAATTTCTGCACTTTCCGATACCTCCGAAAGTCACATGGAATTGGTTGCTTATGCACCTATTCTTGAAGTTGATGATTTTGAAATAATTGATGGAAATAACAATAGTTTAGACCCAGGAGAAACAGCAACTTTAATTCTGATAGTTAAAAATAGTGGTGGAGCAAAAGTTTACAATACACTTAGCACAATTTCTTCCACTGATCCTAACATTACTATAAATAGTAATTCTGGTAATATTTTATTTATAGACGCAAATTCTACAGATACAATCTCATTTAATATTTCAGCTTCTAATTTATCACCCTTCGGTTATAATGCTGAATTCCTTACCAGTTTTGATGCCGACAATATGTATTCTGCTTCCGATATTTTTTGGATTGATATTGGGTATATTTACGAAGATTTTGAAACCGGAGACTTTTCTTCCTACCAGTGGAATTGGGGCGGCCCCACACATTGGGATTTAGATACCTTAGATGAATATGAGGGCTCTTTTTGCTCAAAATCGGGAGTTATAACCCACAATGAAGAAACATATCTTTTTGTTGAACTGAATGCACTGTCCAACGGAGAGATTAGTTTTTATAAAAAAGTTTCATGCGAAGCCGATGTAAACAATCATAATTACGATTACCTGGCATTTTTTGTTGATGGTGTAGAACAGGCCAGATGGGATGGCCAAATAGATTGGTCGCAGGAGATTTTCCCAGTGTCTGCCGGTGTTCACACGTATAAATGGACTTATCATAAAGATTATTCTGTAGATGCCGGAGAAGATTGTGCATGGATAGATTATATAACATTCCCCCCAACAAATCAGTTCATAGTAAATTCTCCAAACATTTTTGAAAACAATTTTTCGATATATAACTTCCCAAATCCTTTTTCAGAAAAAACAAATTTTGTTTTTGAATTGAATAAAAAATCAACAATTAGCCTTGATATATTTAACATCTCAGGACAAAAAGTAATTAATCTGATTAATAGTGAAGAATACCCTAATGGGAAACATAGAATATGCTGGAACGGAATAGATAATTCAGGTATTATGCAAAAAAATGGAATCTACTATTTTAAACTGCAAATTGATTATGCTTTTTACTCACAAAAAATAATTTTAATAAAGTAA
- a CDS encoding type IX secretion system membrane protein PorP/SprF → MKKAILIFIILTGFIYTEAQQLPLYSQYLTNNFLINPAVAGSHNVTSVKLTVRNQWTGFNNPPKTQVLSSHTRIERAGFYNKRGLINAKTEFDKKGNIIRTQRMGSSGRIGVGGYVFNDKVGPISKTGINFAYSYHIPFSITHHSKRFLSPPQISIGVATSLFQFAIDERDLVLFESNDPIISYGKETAFVPDLNVGIFIYAPKYFLGVSSLHILESKIKFHENSKNNMIRHFFANAGFAFVVEEILIEPSVLIKATEITPIQFDFNTKLQIRNISFAISYRTNKSMIFIFDILYGWYYFGYSYDYSTNNILNYAGGSHEIVVGINLPKTRRKKKK, encoded by the coding sequence ATGAAAAAGGCAATTTTAATATTTATTATTTTGACTGGGTTTATATACACAGAAGCTCAGCAATTGCCTTTGTATAGCCAATATTTGACAAACAATTTTCTGATAAATCCGGCAGTTGCAGGTAGCCACAACGTAACATCTGTTAAACTCACCGTAAGAAATCAATGGACAGGATTTAATAATCCACCTAAAACACAAGTTTTAAGTTCGCACACAAGAATTGAAAGAGCAGGATTTTACAACAAAAGAGGCTTAATAAATGCAAAAACCGAATTCGATAAAAAAGGAAATATTATTCGAACACAACGTATGGGAAGTAGTGGAAGAATTGGAGTTGGCGGCTATGTTTTTAACGATAAAGTTGGACCAATCAGCAAAACAGGAATAAATTTTGCCTATTCATACCATATCCCATTTTCAATAACTCATCATTCAAAAAGGTTTTTATCACCTCCACAAATATCGATTGGTGTAGCAACAAGTCTGTTTCAGTTTGCTATAGACGAACGCGATTTGGTTTTGTTTGAGAGCAACGATCCGATTATTAGCTACGGTAAAGAAACTGCATTTGTGCCAGATTTAAATGTTGGAATATTTATTTATGCTCCAAAATATTTTTTGGGTGTTTCGAGCTTGCATATTTTAGAATCGAAAATCAAATTTCATGAAAATAGTAAAAACAATATGATTCGTCATTTTTTTGCAAATGCAGGATTTGCTTTTGTTGTTGAAGAAATTTTGATTGAACCTTCCGTCCTGATTAAAGCTACTGAAATTACACCTATTCAATTTGATTTTAATACTAAACTCCAGATTAGAAATATCTCATTTGCAATTTCGTACCGGACAAACAAATCAATGATTTTTATATTCGATATTTTGTACGGATGGTACTATTTTGGATATTCATATGACTATTCTACAAACAATATTTTAAACTACGCCGGCGGATCTCACGAAATTGTAGTAGGAATTAATTTACCAAAAACTCGAAGAAAGAAGAAGAAATAA